In one Haloplanus salinus genomic region, the following are encoded:
- the mdh gene encoding malate dehydrogenase produces MTKVSVIGAAGTVGAAAGYTIALRDIADELVFVDIPDMEAETVGQAADANHGIAYDSNTVVRQGGYEATEGSDVVVITAGIPRKPGQTRIDLAGDNAPIMEDIGSSLAEYNDDFVSITTSNPVDLLNRHLYETGDRDRHSVIGFGGRLDSARFRYVLSERFDVPVRNVEATILGEHGDAQVPVFSKVRVDGSDPEFTADEREEILGNLQESAMDVIERKGATEWGPATGVAHMVEAVLRDTGTVLPGSVVLDGEYGYEDTAFGVPVKLGSNGVEEVVEWDLDDYEAELMDDAAEKLREQYAEVA; encoded by the coding sequence ATGACGAAAGTGAGCGTCATCGGCGCGGCAGGGACCGTCGGGGCCGCGGCAGGGTACACCATCGCGCTCCGTGACATCGCGGACGAACTCGTCTTCGTCGACATTCCGGATATGGAGGCCGAGACGGTTGGACAGGCTGCGGACGCGAACCACGGCATCGCCTACGACTCCAACACCGTCGTCCGACAGGGCGGCTACGAGGCGACCGAGGGCTCGGACGTGGTGGTCATCACGGCCGGCATCCCGCGCAAACCCGGGCAGACCCGCATCGACCTCGCGGGCGACAACGCGCCGATCATGGAGGACATCGGCTCCTCGCTCGCGGAGTACAACGACGACTTCGTCTCCATCACCACCTCGAACCCGGTGGACCTGCTCAACCGCCACCTCTACGAGACGGGCGACCGGGACCGGCACTCGGTGATCGGTTTCGGCGGCCGTCTCGACTCCGCGCGCTTCCGATACGTCCTCTCCGAGCGGTTCGACGTGCCGGTGCGGAACGTCGAGGCGACCATCCTCGGCGAACACGGCGACGCGCAGGTACCCGTCTTCTCGAAAGTGCGGGTCGACGGCAGCGATCCCGAGTTCACCGCCGACGAGCGCGAGGAGATCCTCGGTAACCTCCAGGAGTCCGCGATGGACGTCATCGAGCGCAAGGGCGCGACGGAGTGGGGACCGGCGACGGGCGTCGCCCACATGGTCGAAGCCGTACTCCGCGACACCGGTACCGTCCTCCCGGGTAGCGTCGTCCTCGACGGCGAGTACGGCTACGAGGACACCGCCTTCGGCGTGCCGGTCAAGCTCGGCTCGAACGGCGTCGAGGAGGTCGTCGAGTGGGACCTCGACGACTACGAGGCCGAGTTGATGGACGACGCCGCGGAGAAACTTCGCGAGCAGTACGCAGAAGTCGCCTGA
- a CDS encoding Sjogren's syndrome/scleroderma autoantigen 1 family protein, whose amino-acid sequence MSGFDEEAERERLREKYEQDQEKRASTQRMSELLLKGATMTNSHCDTCGDPIFRHDGQEFCPTCQAADGGADDRVAATADADADAAPTPDATPGGEAATPDRSAQADVGVEADTDAAADAGAGGGRDPTATSPSPPSPRADAPLDEARASLSRTLLKYARAAEGTDDPRRAQEFLAAAREAAATLSALER is encoded by the coding sequence ATGAGTGGGTTCGACGAGGAGGCCGAACGCGAGCGGCTCCGGGAGAAGTACGAACAGGACCAGGAGAAGCGTGCGAGCACACAGCGCATGAGCGAACTGCTCCTCAAGGGGGCGACGATGACAAACAGCCACTGCGACACCTGTGGCGATCCCATCTTCCGCCACGACGGACAGGAGTTCTGCCCGACGTGCCAGGCGGCCGACGGTGGGGCGGACGACCGCGTGGCGGCGACCGCCGATGCCGACGCCGACGCCGCTCCCACCCCCGACGCGACGCCGGGCGGCGAGGCCGCGACCCCCGACCGCTCCGCACAGGCCGACGTCGGGGTCGAGGCTGACACCGACGCAGCGGCGGACGCAGGTGCTGGCGGGGGACGCGACCCGACCGCGACCAGTCCCTCGCCCCCGTCGCCGCGCGCCGACGCCCCCCTCGACGAGGCCCGCGCGTCGCTCTCGCGGACGCTCCTGAAGTACGCGCGGGCGGCCGAGGGGACCGACGACCCGCGGCGGGCACAGGAGTTCCTCGCCGCCGCCCGCGAGGCGGCGGCGACGCTCTCTGCGCTCGAGCGCTAG
- a CDS encoding DEAD/DEAH box helicase, which translates to MAATDDEQAYVDHPLLEPGFIERRRYQLQLASDARESHTLVCLPTGLGKTTVSLLVTADRLQEVGGTALFLAPTKPLVQQHADFYREALSIPDDEVTVFTGEVRPDDRAALWAESRIVIATPQVVENDLIGGRISLSDVTHLTFDECHRATGDYAYVYIAERYHADAGAPLVTGMSASPGGDEEAILTVCENLGLSEVAVMTEDDADVAEYTHDTEVEWERVTLPEPVLEIRDAINEVITDRLEQLKHLGVTNKTSPDLSQRDLNSMRGQLQDLIDADQSEGYEGMSMHAEVMKLRRAVELAETQSVESLRRYFERQRNAARASGASKASQRLVSEPKVREAMRKAEAFDDLHPKFRQTRVLLARTLGIGGGERVIVFTESRDTAEALTDFLSESFDTRRFVGQGDKEGSDGMTQKQQGETLDAFRSGEFEVLVSTSVAEEGLDVPEVDLVLFYEPVPTAIRSIQRKGRTGRQDEGRVIVLMAEDTRDEAFFWISRRREREMEDELKELKGVADEVEAELDDSQTALDSFDGAADADAGAAGDAAAEADGGATAQPGLADFGAANGDGDGVDDDAVVATAGGDGDGDEDGEVEVVVDQRELDSAIARDLSTREGMATRLETLAVGDYVVSDRVAVERKTVSDFLDTLTGGDRSLFEQVGDLSRHYARPVVLIEGDGLYEERNVHPDAIRGALASLTVDFGVSVLRTEDEGDTADLLAVLAGREQTTRDRAVSVHGEKSSKTLAEQQEYVVGAIADIGPVTARSLLEHFGSVEAVMTAREEDLLAVDGVGEVTADRIRDVVGSEYR; encoded by the coding sequence ATGGCGGCCACCGACGACGAGCAAGCGTACGTCGACCACCCGCTGCTCGAACCCGGCTTCATCGAACGGCGTCGTTACCAGCTCCAACTCGCGTCCGACGCCCGCGAGTCGCATACGCTGGTCTGTCTGCCCACCGGCCTCGGGAAGACGACGGTGAGCCTGCTCGTGACCGCCGACCGCCTCCAGGAGGTGGGCGGGACGGCGCTCTTTCTCGCACCGACCAAACCACTCGTCCAGCAACACGCCGACTTCTACCGCGAGGCCCTCTCGATCCCCGACGACGAGGTGACGGTGTTCACCGGGGAGGTGCGCCCGGACGACCGAGCCGCGCTGTGGGCGGAGAGCCGCATCGTCATCGCGACGCCACAGGTAGTCGAGAACGACCTCATCGGTGGTCGGATCTCCCTGTCGGACGTGACGCATCTCACTTTCGACGAGTGTCACCGCGCGACCGGCGACTACGCGTACGTCTACATCGCGGAGCGCTACCACGCCGACGCCGGGGCGCCGCTCGTCACCGGTATGAGCGCGTCCCCCGGCGGCGACGAGGAGGCCATCCTCACCGTCTGTGAGAACCTCGGGCTGAGCGAGGTGGCGGTGATGACCGAGGACGACGCCGACGTGGCCGAGTACACCCACGACACCGAGGTGGAGTGGGAGCGGGTAACCCTCCCCGAGCCGGTACTGGAGATCAGGGACGCCATCAACGAGGTGATCACCGACCGCCTGGAGCAGTTGAAGCACCTCGGCGTCACCAACAAGACGAGTCCCGACCTCTCACAGCGGGATCTCAACTCGATGCGCGGGCAGCTACAGGACCTCATCGACGCCGACCAGTCCGAGGGGTACGAGGGCATGTCGATGCACGCGGAGGTGATGAAGCTCCGTCGAGCCGTGGAGCTCGCGGAGACGCAGTCGGTCGAGTCGCTCCGTCGGTACTTCGAACGCCAGCGCAACGCCGCCCGCGCCTCCGGCGCGTCGAAGGCGAGTCAACGGCTCGTCTCGGAGCCGAAGGTGCGGGAAGCGATGCGGAAAGCCGAGGCGTTCGACGACCTTCACCCCAAGTTCAGACAGACGCGGGTCCTCCTCGCCCGGACGCTCGGCATCGGCGGCGGCGAGCGCGTCATCGTCTTCACCGAATCCCGCGACACGGCCGAGGCGCTGACCGACTTCCTGAGCGAGAGCTTCGACACCCGGCGGTTCGTCGGCCAGGGCGACAAGGAAGGTTCGGACGGTATGACCCAGAAGCAGCAGGGCGAGACGCTCGATGCCTTTCGAAGCGGTGAGTTCGAGGTGCTGGTCTCCACCTCCGTCGCGGAGGAGGGGCTGGACGTGCCCGAGGTGGACCTCGTCCTCTTTTACGAACCCGTCCCCACCGCGATCCGATCCATCCAGCGAAAGGGGCGGACGGGCCGACAGGACGAGGGGCGGGTGATCGTCCTGATGGCCGAGGACACCCGCGACGAGGCCTTCTTCTGGATCTCCCGCCGGCGCGAGCGGGAGATGGAGGACGAACTGAAGGAACTGAAAGGGGTGGCCGACGAGGTGGAGGCGGAACTCGACGACTCCCAGACCGCACTGGATTCGTTCGACGGCGCGGCGGATGCGGACGCCGGGGCGGCCGGCGACGCGGCCGCCGAAGCGGACGGCGGCGCGACGGCCCAGCCGGGGCTGGCGGATTTCGGGGCGGCGAACGGGGACGGAGACGGCGTCGACGACGACGCCGTCGTCGCCACCGCGGGCGGGGACGGGGACGGGGACGAGGACGGGGAGGTGGAGGTCGTCGTCGACCAGCGCGAACTCGACTCGGCCATCGCCCGCGACCTCTCGACCCGCGAGGGGATGGCGACGCGCCTGGAGACGCTGGCGGTCGGCGACTACGTCGTCTCCGACCGCGTCGCAGTCGAGCGCAAGACCGTCTCGGACTTCCTCGACACCCTGACCGGCGGCGATCGCTCGCTGTTCGAACAGGTGGGCGACCTCTCCCGACACTACGCCCGCCCGGTCGTCCTCATCGAGGGCGACGGACTCTACGAGGAGCGCAACGTCCACCCCGACGCCATCCGTGGCGCGCTGGCGTCGCTCACCGTCGACTTCGGCGTGAGCGTCCTGCGGACGGAGGACGAGGGCGACACCGCGGACCTGCTCGCGGTGCTCGCCGGACGGGAGCAGACGACCCGCGACCGCGCCGTGAGCGTCCACGGCGAGAAGAGTTCGAAGACCCTGGCCGAACAACAGGAGTACGTCGTCGGCGCCATCGCCGACATCGGCCCGGTGACGGCGCGGTCGCTGCTCGAACACTTCGGGAGCGTCGAGGCCGTGATGACGGCCCGCGAGGAGGATCTGCTGGCCGTCGACGGGGTCGGCGAGGTCACCGCCGACCGCATCCGCGACGTGGTGGGAAGCGAGTACCGCTAG
- a CDS encoding ferredoxin, whose protein sequence is MRVEFDRDTCIGMFQCTDEWAAFEENRDDGKADLAESEETEPDIFVREVPDGAELDAEFAARTCPVDAIRLYDDDGERIV, encoded by the coding sequence ATGCGCGTCGAGTTCGACCGCGACACCTGTATCGGGATGTTCCAGTGTACCGACGAGTGGGCGGCGTTCGAGGAGAACCGCGACGACGGGAAGGCCGACCTCGCGGAGAGTGAGGAGACCGAGCCCGACATCTTCGTCCGCGAGGTGCCCGACGGGGCGGAACTCGACGCCGAGTTCGCCGCCCGGACCTGTCCCGTCGACGCCATCCGGCTGTACGACGACGACGGCGAGCGCATCGTGTAG
- a CDS encoding DUF5828 family protein — MEESVSGFKCRGTWADIVEHGERITRALREAGVDGEAFDEWDEWRPKSHERLGEDVNEKTAEQASVDEGEGEKAGKEPDEDLRTAGEKLSESYERVEEGDNEGAVERWQDSINYVARAADSAGRKALRAVEDTVYRKVMTQLAPYYFDNELVSANVQKTTRGGDEEGFIFEVNVNDDEVKAVVSDRLADYEDRVDRWHVDTEKQTEVAEVVEGVEPPPNGGESKSTTN, encoded by the coding sequence ATGGAAGAGAGCGTGTCCGGCTTCAAATGTCGGGGAACGTGGGCGGACATCGTCGAGCACGGCGAGCGGATCACGCGCGCACTCCGCGAGGCCGGGGTCGACGGCGAGGCGTTCGACGAGTGGGACGAGTGGCGACCCAAATCCCACGAGCGCCTCGGCGAGGACGTCAACGAGAAGACGGCCGAACAGGCGAGCGTCGACGAGGGCGAAGGGGAGAAAGCCGGGAAAGAGCCGGACGAGGACCTGCGGACGGCCGGCGAGAAGCTCTCCGAGTCCTACGAACGCGTCGAGGAGGGGGACAACGAGGGGGCAGTCGAGCGCTGGCAGGACTCGATCAACTACGTCGCCCGCGCCGCCGACTCCGCCGGGCGGAAGGCGCTCCGGGCCGTCGAGGACACGGTGTATCGGAAGGTGATGACACAGCTCGCGCCCTACTACTTCGACAACGAACTCGTGAGTGCGAACGTCCAGAAGACGACCCGCGGCGGCGACGAGGAGGGGTTCATCTTCGAGGTGAACGTCAACGACGACGAGGTCAAGGCGGTCGTGAGCGACCGACTCGCCGACTACGAGGACCGGGTGGACCGCTGGCACGTCGACACCGAGAAGCAGACCGAAGTGGCGGAAGTGGTCGAGGGCGTCGAACCGCCGCCGAACGGCGGCGAGTCGAAGTCGACGACCAACTAG
- a CDS encoding cupin domain-containing protein, with translation MGYHVVDTDEIEPDPDRPCTRRSLSDPGGLTNMAINRYTAAPGEELPLAYHYHDDQEEAFYVLSGTLHVKTPEGTLQAGPDTLLTVEPDSPQFAYNPEDAAESVDVVAIGAPAIDDVHAYDPDS, from the coding sequence ATGGGTTACCACGTCGTCGACACCGACGAAATCGAACCGGACCCCGACCGCCCCTGCACGCGCCGGTCGCTGTCCGACCCCGGCGGCCTCACCAACATGGCTATCAACCGCTACACGGCCGCACCCGGTGAGGAACTGCCCCTCGCCTACCACTATCACGACGATCAAGAGGAGGCGTTCTACGTCCTCTCCGGCACCCTCCACGTGAAGACGCCCGAGGGGACGCTGCAGGCCGGCCCGGACACGCTACTCACCGTCGAACCCGACAGCCCCCAGTTCGCGTACAACCCCGAGGACGCCGCGGAGTCCGTCGACGTCGTCGCCATCGGAGCGCCGGCAATCGACGACGTCCACGCGTACGATCCGGACTCGTGA